The Pongo abelii isolate AG06213 chromosome 23, NHGRI_mPonAbe1-v2.0_pri, whole genome shotgun sequence genome includes a window with the following:
- the CCDC116 gene encoding coiled-coil domain-containing protein 116 isoform X1, whose product MGAVEQRKGWMHEGGGVRGARDPQTPGPQMHGPIGDPQVVSPPHAERNVQLKREVGSRPGHLPGDHMARCRHHSGYLADDEASHSMCSARVQLPKKPLVPEMGPACKPGRVPHLPSTCGSSALQGQRRNKRHPQPFGHFLDFLTESQVLDSLETVVEKATERMAAMKTEAGVPLVEVQDPVEVPSGGRRAHARPSLSTVHRHRVQPTLCTGHPNNYPSSSSSMSNCHSSLMAGYLGSHSRDSDLGAQGLGSLPPVRDKLLLEKNLKRLLQLERKGKGLSQSCSQRDSLLWDSLGSQTSFQWTQEQPLSWFSGLLGSSSGVPEASEPRPGEQEPIFRKREFNKEIKSLLSQLESLDLPGYCPLREPHRTLNFLADHRLFPALQSVVSQAVDKLRGARCRNGRPLFPTSLEPTSELQVDGNLPPLGSEPATPTNGGQPQASPRPTVSSPKMLQRKRKDRGGSPSMSSAQVATRFKLKSPRSSSRFMKKKPLPSISSKSSMSHFSNRLYEELADFLTQQAASLVIRKYEFEKDLSKQLGFFSFPVTHVLRDLSLGLKKVKGSRIHLSSETHRSCLLRKLEEAKMARQASRLSTSHRSTEIPSVQQEPATHTAQDQATEPCRSLYTNLPASLQLSPLEPKLSVSARTSMGSSPPKSKDMDNEGRDKAEVEDEDEDEFKDEDQDEDKDEDGVQSLPEPGEEASVSHSVDVGHGDPP is encoded by the exons ATGGGGGCCGTGGAGCAGAGGAAGGGCTGGATGCATGAAGGAGGCGGGGTGCGGGGAGCGAGGGACCCGCAGACTCCAGGGCCACAGATGCATGGACCTATTGGAGACCCTCAGGTTGTCTCCCCACCCCACGCAGAGAGGAATGTGCAGCTGAAGAGAGAGGTGGGCAGCAGGCCCGGTCACCTGCCAGGTGACCACATGGCCAGGTGCCGCCACCACTCGGGTTACCTGGCCGACGACGAGGCCAGCCACTCCATGTGCAGTGCACGG GTGCAGCTGCCCAAGAAGCCACTGGTCCCAGAAATGGGGCCAGCCTGCAAGCCGGGCCGTGTGCCACACCTACCATCCACATGTGGCAGCTCAGCGCTCCAGGGCCAACGCCGAAACAAGAGGCACCCTCAGCCCTTTGGCCACTTTCTGGATTTCCTAACTGAGAGCCAGGTCCTGGACAGCCTGGAGACAGTGGTGGAGAAGGCGACTGAGCGCATGGCTGCCATGAAGACGGAGGCTGGGGTGCCGCTTGTGGAGGTGCAGGACCCAGTGGAGGTGCCAAGTGGTGGACGGCGGGCACATGCCCGGCCCAGCCTCAGCACCGTACACCGGCACCGTGTACAGCCGACCCTCTGCACTGGACACCCCAACAACTACCCATCCAGCTCCAGCTCCATGTCCAACTGCCATAGCAGCCTCATGGCCGGCTATCTGGGCTCCCACAGCCGGGACAGTGACCTAGGTGCCCAAGGCTTAGGCTCATTGCCacctgtgagggacaaactcctGCTGGAGAAGAACCTCAAGCGGCTGCTACAGCTGGAGAGGAAAGGG AAAGGCCTCAGTCAGTCCTGCTCCCAGAGGGACTCCTTGCTGTGGGATTCGCTGGGTAGTCAGACCAGCTTTCAGTGGACCCAGGAGCAGCCCTTGTCCTGGTTCTCAGGGCTGCTGGGCTCAAGCTCTGGCGTGCCTGAAGCATCAGAGCCCAGGCCTGGAGAACAGGAGCCAATTTTCCGCAAGCGAGAGTTCAATAAGGAGATCAAGTCATTACTGAGCCAGCTGGAGTCCCTCGACCTGCCTGGCTACTGTCCGCTCCGTGAGCCCCATCGCACGCTGAACTTTCTGGCTGACCACCGCCTCTTCCCCGCCCTGCAAAGCGTGGTCAGCCAGGCTGTGGATAAGCTCCGTGGCGCCCGCTGCCGCAACGGCCGTCCTCTGTTCCCCACCAGCTTGGAGCCCACCTCAGAGCTGCAGGTTGATGGCAATCTGCCGCCTCTGGGCTCTGAGCCGGCTACACCCACCAATGGCGGGCAGCCCCAAGCTTCCCCCCGCCCCACAGTCTCCAGCCCCAAGATGCTTCAGAGAAAACGCAAGGACAGAGGAGGCTCCCCCTCCATGTCTAGTGCCCAGGTGGCCACCAGATTCAAACTCAAG AGCCCCCGCAGCAGCAGCAGGTTCATGAAGAAGAAGCCGCTGCCCTCCATCTCGTCGAAGTCCAGCATGTCTCACTTCTCCAACCGCCTTTATGAGGAGCTCGCCGACTTCCTGACCCAGCAGGCAGCCTCCTTGGTCATCCGCAAGTACGAGTTCGAAAAGGACCTCAGTAAGCAGCTGGGCTTCTTCTCCTTCCCCGTCACCCACGTGCTCAGGGACCTTTCCCTGGGCTTAAAGAAGGTGAAAGGCTCCCGCATCCACCTGTCCTCGGAGACCCACCGGAGCTGCCTGCTGCGTAAACTGGAGGAGGCCAAAATGGCCCGGCAGGCCTCCCGGCTCAGCACCTCCCACCGCAGCACAGAGATACCCTCTGTGCAGCAGGAACCGGCCACCCACACTGCCCAGGACCAGGCCACAGAGCCCTGCCGCTCCCTCTACACCAACTTGCCAGCCAGCCTGCAGCTCAGCCCTTTGGAGCCCAAGCTCTCAGTGTCTGCCCGCACCAGCATGGGTTCCAGTCCCCCCAAGTCCAAGGACATGGACAATGAGGGCCGTGATAAAGCCGAGGTtgaagatgaagatgaggatGAGTTCAAGGATGAGGACCAGGATGAGGACAAGGATGAGGATGGAGTCCAGAGCCTCCCAGAGCCTGGAGAGGAGGCCTCGGTCAGCCACTCTGTGGATGTGGGCCACGGTGACCCACCATGA
- the CCDC116 gene encoding coiled-coil domain-containing protein 116 isoform X2, giving the protein MARCRHHSGYLADDEASHSMCSARVQLPKKPLVPEMGPACKPGRVPHLPSTCGSSALQGQRRNKRHPQPFGHFLDFLTESQVLDSLETVVEKATERMAAMKTEAGVPLVEVQDPVEVPSGGRRAHARPSLSTVHRHRVQPTLCTGHPNNYPSSSSSMSNCHSSLMAGYLGSHSRDSDLGAQGLGSLPPVRDKLLLEKNLKRLLQLERKGKGLSQSCSQRDSLLWDSLGSQTSFQWTQEQPLSWFSGLLGSSSGVPEASEPRPGEQEPIFRKREFNKEIKSLLSQLESLDLPGYCPLREPHRTLNFLADHRLFPALQSVVSQAVDKLRGARCRNGRPLFPTSLEPTSELQVDGNLPPLGSEPATPTNGGQPQASPRPTVSSPKMLQRKRKDRGGSPSMSSAQVATRFKLKSPRSSSRFMKKKPLPSISSKSSMSHFSNRLYEELADFLTQQAASLVIRKYEFEKDLSKQLGFFSFPVTHVLRDLSLGLKKVKGSRIHLSSETHRSCLLRKLEEAKMARQASRLSTSHRSTEIPSVQQEPATHTAQDQATEPCRSLYTNLPASLQLSPLEPKLSVSARTSMGSSPPKSKDMDNEGRDKAEVEDEDEDEFKDEDQDEDKDEDGVQSLPEPGEEASVSHSVDVGHGDPP; this is encoded by the exons ATGGCCAGGTGCCGCCACCACTCGGGTTACCTGGCCGACGACGAGGCCAGCCACTCCATGTGCAGTGCACGG GTGCAGCTGCCCAAGAAGCCACTGGTCCCAGAAATGGGGCCAGCCTGCAAGCCGGGCCGTGTGCCACACCTACCATCCACATGTGGCAGCTCAGCGCTCCAGGGCCAACGCCGAAACAAGAGGCACCCTCAGCCCTTTGGCCACTTTCTGGATTTCCTAACTGAGAGCCAGGTCCTGGACAGCCTGGAGACAGTGGTGGAGAAGGCGACTGAGCGCATGGCTGCCATGAAGACGGAGGCTGGGGTGCCGCTTGTGGAGGTGCAGGACCCAGTGGAGGTGCCAAGTGGTGGACGGCGGGCACATGCCCGGCCCAGCCTCAGCACCGTACACCGGCACCGTGTACAGCCGACCCTCTGCACTGGACACCCCAACAACTACCCATCCAGCTCCAGCTCCATGTCCAACTGCCATAGCAGCCTCATGGCCGGCTATCTGGGCTCCCACAGCCGGGACAGTGACCTAGGTGCCCAAGGCTTAGGCTCATTGCCacctgtgagggacaaactcctGCTGGAGAAGAACCTCAAGCGGCTGCTACAGCTGGAGAGGAAAGGG AAAGGCCTCAGTCAGTCCTGCTCCCAGAGGGACTCCTTGCTGTGGGATTCGCTGGGTAGTCAGACCAGCTTTCAGTGGACCCAGGAGCAGCCCTTGTCCTGGTTCTCAGGGCTGCTGGGCTCAAGCTCTGGCGTGCCTGAAGCATCAGAGCCCAGGCCTGGAGAACAGGAGCCAATTTTCCGCAAGCGAGAGTTCAATAAGGAGATCAAGTCATTACTGAGCCAGCTGGAGTCCCTCGACCTGCCTGGCTACTGTCCGCTCCGTGAGCCCCATCGCACGCTGAACTTTCTGGCTGACCACCGCCTCTTCCCCGCCCTGCAAAGCGTGGTCAGCCAGGCTGTGGATAAGCTCCGTGGCGCCCGCTGCCGCAACGGCCGTCCTCTGTTCCCCACCAGCTTGGAGCCCACCTCAGAGCTGCAGGTTGATGGCAATCTGCCGCCTCTGGGCTCTGAGCCGGCTACACCCACCAATGGCGGGCAGCCCCAAGCTTCCCCCCGCCCCACAGTCTCCAGCCCCAAGATGCTTCAGAGAAAACGCAAGGACAGAGGAGGCTCCCCCTCCATGTCTAGTGCCCAGGTGGCCACCAGATTCAAACTCAAG AGCCCCCGCAGCAGCAGCAGGTTCATGAAGAAGAAGCCGCTGCCCTCCATCTCGTCGAAGTCCAGCATGTCTCACTTCTCCAACCGCCTTTATGAGGAGCTCGCCGACTTCCTGACCCAGCAGGCAGCCTCCTTGGTCATCCGCAAGTACGAGTTCGAAAAGGACCTCAGTAAGCAGCTGGGCTTCTTCTCCTTCCCCGTCACCCACGTGCTCAGGGACCTTTCCCTGGGCTTAAAGAAGGTGAAAGGCTCCCGCATCCACCTGTCCTCGGAGACCCACCGGAGCTGCCTGCTGCGTAAACTGGAGGAGGCCAAAATGGCCCGGCAGGCCTCCCGGCTCAGCACCTCCCACCGCAGCACAGAGATACCCTCTGTGCAGCAGGAACCGGCCACCCACACTGCCCAGGACCAGGCCACAGAGCCCTGCCGCTCCCTCTACACCAACTTGCCAGCCAGCCTGCAGCTCAGCCCTTTGGAGCCCAAGCTCTCAGTGTCTGCCCGCACCAGCATGGGTTCCAGTCCCCCCAAGTCCAAGGACATGGACAATGAGGGCCGTGATAAAGCCGAGGTtgaagatgaagatgaggatGAGTTCAAGGATGAGGACCAGGATGAGGACAAGGATGAGGATGGAGTCCAGAGCCTCCCAGAGCCTGGAGAGGAGGCCTCGGTCAGCCACTCTGTGGATGTGGGCCACGGTGACCCACCATGA
- the YDJC gene encoding carbohydrate deacetylase isoform X1: protein MSRPRMRLVVTADDFGYCPRRDEGIVEAFLAGAVTSVSLLVNGAATESAAELARRHSIPTGLHANLSEGRPVGPARRGASSLLGPEGFFLGKMGFREAVAAGDVDLPQVREELEAQLSCFRELLGRAPTHVDGHQHVHVLPGVCQVFAEALQAYGVRFTRLPLERGVGGCTWLEAPARAFACAVERDARAAVGPFSRHGLRWTDAFVGLSTCGRHMSAHRVSGALARVLEGTLAGHTLTAELMAHPGYPSVPPTGGCGEGPDAFSCSWERLHELRVLTAPTLRAQLAQDGVQLCALDDLDSKRPGEEVPCEATLEAFLEPSLL, encoded by the exons ATGTCCCGCCCTCGCATGCGCCTGGTGGTCACCGCGGACGACTTTGGTTACTGCCCGCGACGCGATGAGGGTATCGTGGAGGCCTTTCTGGCCGGGGCCGTGACCAGCGTGTCCCTGCTGGTCAACGGTGCGGCCACGGAGAGCGCGGCGGAGTTGGCCCGCAG GCACAGCATCCCCACGGGCCTCCACGCCAACCTGTCCGAGGGCCGCCCCGTGGGTCCGGCCCGCCGTGGCGCCTCGTCGCTGCTCGGCCCGGAAGGCTTCTTCCTTGGCAAGATGGGATTCCGGGAGGCAGTGGCGGCCGGAGACGTGGATTTGCCTCAG GTGCGGGAGGAGCTCGAGGCCCAACTAAGCTGCTTCCGGGAGCTGCTGGGCAGGGCCCCCACGCACGTGGACGGGCACCAGCACGTGCACGTGCTCCCAG GCGTGTGCCAGGTGTTCGCCGAGGCGCTGCAGGCCTATGGGGTGCGCTTTACGCGACTGCCGCTGGAGCGCGGTGTGGGTGGCTGCACTTGGCTGGAGGCCCCCGCGCGCGCCTTCGCCTGCGCCGTGGAGCGCGACGCCCGGGCCGCCGTGGGCCCCTTCTCCCGCCACGGCCTGCG GTGGACAGACGCCTTCGTGGGCCTGAGCACTTGCGGCCGGCACATGTCCGCTCACCGCGTGTCCGGGGCCCTGGCGCGGGTCCTGGAAGGTACCCTAGCGGGCCACACCCTGACAGCCGAGCTGATGGCGCACCCCGGCTACCCCAGTGTGCCTCCCACCGGCGGCTGCGGTGAAGGCCCCGACGCTTTCTCTTGCTCTTGGGAGCGGCTGCATGAGCTGCGCGTCCTCACCGCGCCCACGCTGCGGGCCCAGCTTGCCCAGGATGGCGTGCAGCTTTGCGCCCTCGACGACCTAGACTCCAAGAGGCCAGGGGAGGAGGTCCCCTGTGAGGCCACTCTGGAAGCCTTCCTGGAACCCTCCCTACTCTGA
- the YDJC gene encoding carbohydrate deacetylase isoform X2 — protein sequence MSRPRMRLVVTADDFGYCPRRDEGIVEAFLAGAVTSVSLLVNGAATESAAELARRHSIPTGLHANLSEGRPVGPARRGASSLLGPEGFFLGKMGFREAVAAGDVDLPQVREELEAQLSCFRELLGRAPTHVDGHQHVHVLPGGQTPSWA from the exons ATGTCCCGCCCTCGCATGCGCCTGGTGGTCACCGCGGACGACTTTGGTTACTGCCCGCGACGCGATGAGGGTATCGTGGAGGCCTTTCTGGCCGGGGCCGTGACCAGCGTGTCCCTGCTGGTCAACGGTGCGGCCACGGAGAGCGCGGCGGAGTTGGCCCGCAG GCACAGCATCCCCACGGGCCTCCACGCCAACCTGTCCGAGGGCCGCCCCGTGGGTCCGGCCCGCCGTGGCGCCTCGTCGCTGCTCGGCCCGGAAGGCTTCTTCCTTGGCAAGATGGGATTCCGGGAGGCAGTGGCGGCCGGAGACGTGGATTTGCCTCAG GTGCGGGAGGAGCTCGAGGCCCAACTAAGCTGCTTCCGGGAGCTGCTGGGCAGGGCCCCCACGCACGTGGACGGGCACCAGCACGTGCACGTGCTCCCAG GTGGACAGACGCCTTCGTGGGCCTGA